A stretch of the Neisseria sp. DTU_2020_1000833_1_SI_GRL_NUU_006 genome encodes the following:
- a CDS encoding Rne/Rng family ribonuclease: MKRMLFNATQAEELRVAIVDGQNLLDLDIETLGKEQRKGNIYKGIITRIEPSLEACFVDYGTDRHGFLPFKEVSRSYFQDYEGGRARIQDVLKEGMEVIVQVEKDERGNKGAALTTFISLAGRYLVLMPNNPRGGGVSRRIEGEERQELKAAMAELDIPNGMSIIARTAGIGRSAEELEWDLNYLKQLWQAIEEAGKAHHEPYLLFMESSLLIRAIRDYFRPDIGEILVDNQEVYDQVAEFMSYVMPSNVGRLKLYEDHTPLFSRFQIEHQIESAFARSVSLPSGGAIVIDHTEALVSIDVNSARATRGADIEDTAFKTNMEAAEEVARQMRLRDLGGLVVIDFIDMENPKHQRDVENVLRDALKKDRARVQMGKLSRFGLLELSRQRLKPALGESSHVACPRCAGTGVIRGIESTALHVLRIIQEEAMKDNTGEVHAQVPVDVATFLLNEKRAELFAMEERLDVNVVLIPNIHLENPHYEINRIRIDDVEEDGEPSYKRVAEPEEDESAKPFGSERAKAARPEPAVKGVRHTQPAPTVSEQKSGSWWDTFKAWLKRIFGGNTAAETAPVAEVAEKRTSNGNNRNGNSGNRRANNRRQNPRRNNRHDGSKVEVREVADFKDKAADNQAAENETRNAKDNRRSRNRQNERNAAADAENLEVQALPAATSSENESRSGEQAQGSKRRRNNNRNERNREQAEIRAEETLSEAVDNAAEEGVQTADNDAPKGNERRQRDRNNQRDRRERNNQRDRRQNGKKRNIPSAAKIEQYLNIHDTADKVRFAAAHVMGEPVEEEPFAVTIPAPEDSAEPLVVVVSEPVAATEEAFVFSIEGEEADSGILIEDSTDDECSIIDSAIGSVEETPTSVFAIETEDGYQPMTAVPAEGEAEAVAEMEEELVVWKAEREAAAAIEALAAAAAAAAQATESEPQTAPEAGQAEATEPEETVPAVAAMPDLGGLVFVETNPEAVAAFAKQVQPEPESGLRRADVPKVEAEPVAAAEMVLVETRKD; the protein is encoded by the coding sequence ATGAAAAGAATGTTGTTCAATGCAACGCAGGCCGAAGAGCTGCGCGTTGCCATTGTCGATGGGCAAAACCTTTTGGATTTGGACATCGAAACGCTGGGTAAAGAGCAGCGCAAAGGTAATATTTATAAGGGTATCATCACCCGCATCGAGCCGTCGCTGGAAGCGTGTTTCGTAGATTACGGAACCGACCGCCACGGCTTTTTGCCGTTTAAGGAAGTATCGCGTTCGTATTTCCAAGATTACGAAGGCGGCAGGGCGCGCATTCAAGACGTGCTCAAAGAAGGCATGGAAGTCATCGTCCAAGTCGAAAAAGACGAACGCGGCAACAAAGGCGCGGCGCTGACCACCTTCATCAGCCTGGCCGGACGCTATCTGGTATTGATGCCCAACAACCCGCGCGGCGGCGGCGTATCCCGCCGTATCGAAGGCGAAGAGCGCCAAGAACTCAAAGCCGCTATGGCAGAACTCGACATTCCGAACGGCATGAGCATCATCGCCCGCACCGCCGGCATCGGCCGCAGCGCGGAAGAGTTGGAATGGGATTTGAACTACCTCAAACAGCTTTGGCAGGCCATCGAAGAAGCCGGTAAGGCGCACCACGAACCCTACCTCCTCTTCATGGAAAGCTCGCTGCTCATCCGCGCCATCCGCGACTATTTCCGTCCCGACATCGGCGAAATTCTGGTGGACAATCAAGAGGTTTATGACCAAGTTGCCGAGTTTATGAGCTACGTCATGCCGAGCAACGTAGGTCGTCTGAAACTCTATGAAGACCACACGCCGCTGTTCTCCCGCTTCCAAATCGAACACCAAATCGAAAGCGCGTTTGCCCGCAGCGTCAGCCTGCCTTCCGGCGGCGCGATTGTGATCGACCACACCGAAGCCCTCGTTTCCATTGACGTCAACTCCGCCCGAGCGACACGCGGCGCGGACATCGAAGACACTGCGTTCAAAACCAATATGGAAGCCGCCGAAGAAGTCGCCCGCCAAATGCGCCTGCGCGACTTGGGCGGTTTGGTCGTCATCGACTTTATCGACATGGAAAACCCCAAGCACCAGCGCGATGTTGAAAACGTCCTGCGCGACGCGCTCAAAAAAGACCGCGCCCGTGTGCAAATGGGCAAACTTTCCCGCTTCGGCCTCTTGGAATTGAGCCGCCAACGCCTGAAACCCGCCTTGGGCGAAAGCAGCCATGTCGCCTGCCCGCGCTGCGCCGGTACCGGCGTCATCCGCGGCATCGAATCGACCGCCCTGCACGTTTTGCGCATCATTCAAGAAGAAGCGATGAAAGACAATACCGGCGAAGTGCACGCCCAAGTGCCCGTCGATGTTGCTACCTTCCTGCTGAACGAAAAACGCGCCGAGCTGTTTGCGATGGAAGAGCGTTTGGACGTCAACGTCGTCCTGATTCCGAATATCCACTTGGAAAATCCGCACTACGAAATCAACCGCATCCGCATCGACGACGTAGAAGAAGACGGCGAACCGAGCTACAAACGCGTTGCCGAGCCGGAAGAAGACGAATCCGCCAAACCTTTCGGCAGCGAAAGAGCCAAAGCCGCCCGTCCCGAACCCGCCGTCAAAGGTGTGCGCCATACCCAGCCTGCCCCGACCGTATCCGAGCAGAAAAGCGGTTCATGGTGGGATACCTTCAAAGCATGGCTCAAACGCATTTTCGGCGGCAATACCGCAGCCGAAACCGCGCCTGTTGCCGAAGTGGCGGAAAAACGCACTTCAAACGGCAACAACCGCAACGGCAATTCCGGCAACCGCCGCGCAAACAACCGCCGCCAAAACCCGCGTCGTAACAATAGGCACGACGGCAGCAAGGTAGAAGTGCGCGAAGTGGCGGACTTCAAAGACAAAGCAGCGGACAATCAGGCGGCGGAAAACGAAACCCGCAACGCCAAAGACAACCGCCGCAGCCGCAACCGCCAAAACGAGCGCAACGCCGCAGCGGATGCCGAAAACCTCGAAGTCCAAGCACTTCCCGCCGCAACGTCGTCTGAAAACGAATCCCGTTCGGGCGAACAGGCGCAAGGCAGCAAACGCCGCCGCAACAACAACCGCAACGAACGCAACCGCGAACAAGCGGAAATCCGTGCGGAAGAAACCTTGTCCGAAGCAGTGGACAACGCAGCGGAAGAGGGCGTACAAACCGCCGATAACGATGCACCGAAAGGCAACGAACGCCGCCAACGCGATCGCAACAACCAACGCGACCGCCGCGAACGCAACAATCAGCGCGACCGCCGTCAAAACGGTAAAAAACGCAATATTCCGTCTGCCGCCAAAATCGAGCAGTACCTGAATATTCACGATACCGCCGACAAAGTCCGCTTCGCCGCCGCGCATGTCATGGGCGAGCCTGTCGAAGAAGAACCGTTTGCCGTAACCATCCCCGCTCCCGAGGATAGTGCCGAGCCTTTGGTTGTCGTCGTTTCCGAACCCGTTGCGGCCACTGAAGAAGCCTTCGTGTTCTCCATCGAAGGCGAAGAAGCGGACAGCGGCATCCTGATCGAAGACAGCACCGACGACGAATGCAGCATCATCGACTCCGCCATCGGCAGCGTTGAAGAAACCCCGACCTCCGTGTTCGCCATCGAAACCGAAGACGGCTACCAACCGATGACCGCCGTCCCTGCCGAAGGTGAAGCCGAAGCCGTCGCCGAAATGGAGGAAGAGCTGGTCGTTTGGAAAGCCGAACGCGAAGCCGCCGCCGCCATCGAAGCCCTTGCCGCCGCAGCCGCAGCAGCCGCCCAAGCAACGGAATCCGAGCCGCAAACTGCGCCGGAAGCAGGCCAAGCGGAAGCGACCGAGCCGGAAGAAACTGTCCCTGCCGTTGCCGCGATGCCCGACTTAGGCGGTTTGGTGTTCGTCGAAACCAATCCCGAAGCCGTCGCCGCCTTTGCCAAACAGGTTCAGCCCGAACCCGAATCCGGCCTGCGCCGCGCGGATGTGCCGAAAGTCGAAGCCGAACCCGTCGCCGCCGCCGAAATGGTTTTGGTGGAAACGCGCAAAGACTGA
- a CDS encoding RluA family pseudouridine synthase, with the protein MKTHAISKDSVSLITVAEHEAGQRLDNYLIKILKGVPKSHIHRIIRAGEVRLNKKRCKPDSRIQTGDLLRIPPVRTAEKQRSSENRAQAVPAREFTIIYEDDALLVIDKPAGTAVHGGSGVSFGVIEQIRRARPETRYLELVHRLDKDTSGLLMIAKKRSALVKLHEAIRNDHPKKIYLALGVGKLPNDSFHVKLPLFKYTGAQGEKMVRVSEDGQSAHTIFRVLNRFSDDLLHQVGLSQLTLVQATLKTGRTHQIRVHLQSQHCPIAGDERYGDYQANKRLQKLGLKRMFLHAAELHLDHPLTGEKLILKAPLPQDLAQFVLMLENAGKVV; encoded by the coding sequence ATGAAAACGCACGCAATAAGCAAAGATTCAGTCAGCCTGATTACCGTCGCCGAACACGAAGCCGGACAACGCCTTGACAACTATCTGATAAAAATCCTCAAAGGCGTACCCAAAAGCCATATCCACCGCATTATCCGCGCCGGCGAAGTGCGCCTGAACAAAAAACGCTGCAAGCCCGACAGCCGCATCCAAACAGGCGACCTGCTCCGCATCCCGCCCGTGCGCACCGCCGAAAAACAAAGGTCGTCTGAAAACCGCGCCCAAGCCGTACCCGCGCGCGAATTTACCATCATCTACGAAGACGACGCATTGCTCGTCATCGACAAACCCGCAGGCACCGCCGTCCACGGCGGCAGCGGCGTGAGCTTCGGCGTCATCGAACAAATCCGCCGCGCCCGACCCGAAACCCGCTATCTCGAACTCGTCCACCGCCTTGACAAAGACACCAGCGGCCTCCTGATGATCGCCAAAAAACGCAGCGCGCTCGTCAAACTGCACGAAGCCATCCGCAACGACCACCCCAAAAAAATCTACCTCGCGCTGGGCGTAGGCAAACTGCCGAATGACAGCTTCCACGTCAAACTGCCCCTGTTCAAATACACTGGCGCACAAGGCGAAAAAATGGTGCGCGTCAGCGAAGACGGACAATCCGCGCACACCATCTTCCGCGTGCTCAACCGCTTTTCAGACGACCTCCTGCACCAAGTCGGCCTCTCGCAGCTCACCCTCGTGCAAGCCACCCTGAAAACCGGCCGCACCCACCAAATCCGCGTCCACCTCCAATCACAGCACTGCCCCATCGCCGGCGACGAACGCTACGGCGACTACCAAGCCAACAAACGCCTCCAGAAACTCGGTTTGAAACGGATGTTCCTGCACGCCGCCGAGCTGCACCTCGACCACCCGCTGACAGGCGAAAAACTCATCTTAAAAGCCCCGCTGCCGCAAGATTTGGCACAATTCGTCCTGATGCTGGAAAACGCAGGGAAGGTCGTCTGA
- the rsmG gene encoding 16S rRNA (guanine(527)-N(7))-methyltransferase RsmG, with product MTPTQQLQSGIQALGLDLSAEQQTLLLAYTGLLKKWNKTYNLTALRDEAQMVSHHLLDSLTLLPYLQGAQTMLDVGSGGGQPGIPAAICRPDLNITLLDANTKKTAFLQQAVIELGLSNVRVVSGRVEAVQDLQADIITSRAFAELADFVNWTAHLLKDGGRWIAMKGVYPEEEIAKLPDTVAVERVEALQVPGLDAERHMVVLKKV from the coding sequence ATGACCCCGACACAGCAACTCCAATCAGGCATACAGGCATTAGGTTTGGACCTATCCGCAGAACAACAAACCCTGCTGCTCGCCTATACCGGTCTGCTCAAAAAGTGGAACAAGACCTACAACCTCACCGCCCTGCGCGACGAAGCGCAAATGGTCAGCCACCACCTGCTCGACAGCCTGACCCTGCTTCCCTACCTCCAAGGCGCGCAGACCATGCTGGATGTCGGCTCCGGCGGCGGACAGCCCGGCATCCCCGCCGCCATCTGCCGTCCCGACCTCAACATCACCCTTCTGGATGCCAACACCAAAAAAACCGCCTTCCTGCAACAAGCCGTCATCGAACTCGGACTAAGTAACGTCCGCGTCGTCAGCGGCCGCGTCGAAGCCGTTCAAGACCTCCAAGCCGACATCATCACCAGCCGCGCCTTCGCCGAACTCGCCGACTTCGTCAACTGGACGGCACACCTGCTGAAAGACGGCGGCCGCTGGATCGCCATGAAAGGCGTGTACCCCGAAGAAGAAATCGCCAAACTCCCTGACACCGTCGCCGTCGAACGCGTCGAAGCCCTCCAAGTCCCCGGCTTGGATGCAGAACGGCATATGGTGGTTTTGAAGAAGGTTTGA